CACGCTCATCCTGCGGCGGCGTCGACGTCAAGTGGTGGATTCCCGGCGCGGCCGAACGGCAGGATGGCCGCATGCCCCACGACATCCCCGCTCCCATGCTCGCCAAGGCCGTGGCCGCGATCCCGGACCCGGCGAAGCACCCCGGCGGGCTGGTGTTCGAGCCGAAGTGGGACGGCTTCCGCGTGCTGGCGTCGTGGGACGGCGAGACCGTCGAGCTCGGATCGCGCGGCGCCAAGCCGCTCACGCCCTACTTCCCGGAGCTCGTCGACGCGCTCGCGCGCATCCTGCCCGAGCCCTGCCTGCTCGACGGCGAGATCGTGATCGCGGTCGGCGAGCACGGCTCGCAGCGCCTGTCGTGGGACACCCTGTCGCAGCGCATCCATCCGGCGGCCTCGCGCATCGCGAAGCTGTCGGCCGAGACGCCCGCGATGCTCGTCGCGTTCGACCTGCTATCGGTCGGCGGCGAGTCGCTCATGGAGCTGCCGTTCCGGGAGCGGCGCGCCCGCCTCGAGCAGCTGCTGAAGGATGCGCCGCATCCCGTGCACCTGACGCGCGCCACGGAGGATCATGAGCTCGCCGAGCGGTGGCTGGCGGAGTTCGAGGGCGCGGGCCTCGACGGCGTCGTCGCCAAGCCCGCCGACCAGCCGTACGCCCCCGGCAAGCGCACGATGCTGAAGATCAAGCACGCGCGCACGGCCGACGTGGTCGCGCTGGGGTATCGCGTGCACAAGAGCGGACGCGGCGTCGGCTCGATCCTCGTCGGCCTGCACGACGAGAATGGCGAGCTGCACCAGGTGGGCGGCGTCTCGGCGTTCAGTGACAAGCGCCGGCTCGAGCTCGTCGACGAGCTGGAGCCGCTGGTCGAGCGCGACGCGGAGGGCGAGATCGTCACGGCCGAGGGCGAGCGGTCGCGCTTCTCCTCGGGCAAGGACGTCTCATTCGTGCCCCTGCGTCCGGAGCGCGTGCTCGAGGTCCGCTACGACCAGCTCGAGGGCGATCCCTCCTTCCGGATGCGCTTCCGCCACACGGTGCAGTTCGAGCGCTGGCGTCCCGACCGCGATCCCGCGTCGTGCCGCTACGACCAGCTCGAGGTCCCCGCGAAGTACGACCTCGCGGACGTGCTCGACTGACCGCTCGCGTCCGCGGATCCGGACATCCGCACGCATCCGGACGTCCGCACGGATCCCGAGGATGCGCACGGATCCGGACATCCGCACGCATCGGGACGTCTGCCGCGCATCCGGAGATCCGCAGGGATCCGGATCGGATGCCGCGCACGCCTTCGGAACGGTGCAGATCTCCTGAGGCGTGCAGGCACCCGCACGGATCCGGAGATCCGCACGGGTCCGGAGCGAATGCCGCGCACGCGTCCGGAACGGTGCAGATCTCCTGAGGCGTGCGGGCGCGCGCCAGCGCGCGCAGGCGCCCGGCAGCCTCAGATCTCGTCGGGCAGGGGGTTCTTCGGCAGCTTCTTCACGCGCGGGCGGCGCTTGGGGCGCTCGGGGATCATCGACCGCATCTCCTCGAGCTTTCCCCAGCACAGCAGGCGGTCCTCGGCCTCGAGCTCCCAGCTGCCCTTGGGGTTCGGGATCACCGACGCGCCGCGGTGCAGGGTGAGCACCGTGATGTCGCGCTCGCGCAGGCCCGACTCGGCGAGCTTCTTGCCGACGAGCTCGGCATCGCCGTGCACGACGAGCTCGGCCACGCCGTACCCGGTCGACACGGCCAGCCGCTCGCGCACGTCGATCTGCGGGAACGCGACCTGATTGGCGATGTAGTCGACGATCGCGCCGGCGACATCCAGCTTGGTCGCCTCCTCGA
The Microbacterium sp. JZ31 genome window above contains:
- a CDS encoding ATP-dependent DNA ligase, with product MPHDIPAPMLAKAVAAIPDPAKHPGGLVFEPKWDGFRVLASWDGETVELGSRGAKPLTPYFPELVDALARILPEPCLLDGEIVIAVGEHGSQRLSWDTLSQRIHPAASRIAKLSAETPAMLVAFDLLSVGGESLMELPFRERRARLEQLLKDAPHPVHLTRATEDHELAERWLAEFEGAGLDGVVAKPADQPYAPGKRTMLKIKHARTADVVALGYRVHKSGRGVGSILVGLHDENGELHQVGGVSAFSDKRRLELVDELEPLVERDAEGEIVTAEGERSRFSSGKDVSFVPLRPERVLEVRYDQLEGDPSFRMRFRHTVQFERWRPDRDPASCRYDQLEVPAKYDLADVLD